The genomic segment TCGGGCCTGCGGTATCTTGACTTACAACACAATCAGCTCTCTAGCCTTCCTAAAGAAATAGGCCAACTATCGCGCTTGCGGCATCTTGGCTTACAACACAACCAGCTCTCCAGCCTTCCTGAAGAGATAGGCCAGCTATCGGGACTGGAGTATCTTTACTTAGAACACAACCAGCTCACTAGCCTTCCTAAAGAAATAGGCCGGCTATCGCGCCTGCAGCATCTTAACTTAGAACACAATCAGCTCTCTAGCCTTCCTAAAGAGATAGGCCAGCTATCGTGGCTTTACCAACTTTATTTACAACACAATCAGCTCTCTAGCCTTCCTAAAGAGATAGGTCAGATATCGGGCCTGCGGTATCTTGACTTACAACACAATCAGCTCTCCAGTCTTCCTAAAGAGATAGGCCAGATATCGCGCTTACGGTATCTTGGCTTACAACACAACCAGCTCTCTAGCCTTACTAAAATGATAGGCCAGCTACCGAACCTGGTGCACCTTGACTTACAACACAACCAGCTCTCTAACCTTCCTAAAGAGATAGGCCAGATATCGCGCTTGCGGCGTCTTAACTTACAAGACAATCAGCTCACTAGCCTTCCTAAAGAGATA from the Parachlamydia sp. AcF125 genome contains:
- a CDS encoding leucine-rich repeat domain-containing protein encodes the protein QLSSLPKEIGRLSRLQHLNLEHNQLSSLPKEIGQLSWLYQLYLQHNQLSSLPKEIGQISGLRYLDLQHNQLSSLPKEIGQLSRLRHLGLQHNQLSSLPEEIGQLSGLEYLYLEHNQLTSLPKEIGRLSRLQHLNLEHNQLSSLPKEIGQLSWLYQLYLQHNQLSSLPKEIGQISGLRYLDLQHNQLSSLPKEIGQISRLRYLGLQHNQLSSLTKMIGQLPNLVHLDLQHNQLSNLPKEIGQISRLRRLNLQDNQLTSLPKEIGQLSNLVHLDLQHNQLSSLPKEITQLSQLEKLDLTENPIANLPAGIRQLPALKELNLEENLL